In Nomia melanderi isolate GNS246 chromosome 4, iyNomMela1, whole genome shotgun sequence, the following are encoded in one genomic region:
- the vari gene encoding MAGUK p55 subfamily member vari isoform X1: MVFFGRKDKLEDRRLLASLDAVNGTKVYHIENAAFMHVRDNLEELGKVADDTDLLFLKGLLDSPVVNSLVKVQERLEDPPLHVEPVCSSVCDIVDEVCHALRASRDENARELTRLLRSSHLKALLETHDAVVERKEAPAKPEPALPTMPTNERTEAVRMVGLRRQPDEPLGLTVQVDEAGNLIIARILGGSTAARQGLLRTGEVILEVNGKDVRSPEELQEAIHEAKENLTLKLAAGIANDGNRPVKSTCYMRALFDYDPSEDTLLPCREIGLPFQKGDVLQIVDQADPNWWQARRVEGDGLGPPGLIPSLELEERRKAFVPPEADFVHKISICGTRISKKKKRKMYQSKSNGEFDGAELLLYEEVARMPPFRRKTLALVGPRGVGRRTLKNRLINSDPEKFGTIVPYTSRPPRVLEEDGKSYWFTDREAMEMDIREHRYLEYGEHSGHLYGTKLDSVRELIRAGRMCVLDCSPAALKILHNSTEFMPYVIFIAAPGMEQLKCLYDLGRSTGASSRNLMFDRASSIRFSSRRARTLESLASLYEEDDLKSTLEESAALQRAYEKYIDLVIVNEDFDNTFRQVIAALDSLATEHQWVPVNWIY; this comes from the exons CCGCCTTCATGCACGTCCGCGACAACCTCGAGGAGCTGGGCAAGGTGGCGGACGACACGGACCTGCTATTCCTGAAAGGCCTCCTGGACAGTCCGGTCGTGAACTCTTTGGTGAAG GTCCAGGAGCGTTTGGAGGATCCTCCTCTCCACGTGGAACCGGTATGCTCGTCCGTCTGTGACATCGTCGACGAGGTCTGCCACGCGTTGCGCGCCTCCAGGGACGAGAACGCGCGGGAACTTACGAGACTGCTGCGCAGCTCACACCTGAAGGCTCTTCTGGAGACGCACGACGCGGTCGTCGAGAGGAAAGAGGCACCTGCGAAGCCGGAACCGGCGTTGCCGACGATGCCCACCAACGAGAGGACCGAGGCCGTGAGGATGGTCGGCCTGAGGCGGCAACCTGACGAACCTCTG GGTCTGACGGTGCAGGTCGACGAAGCTGGCAACTTGATAATCGCCAGGATCCTGGGCGGCAGCACAGCTGCTAGGCAAGGTCTGCTGAGGACCGGCGAGGTGATCCTCGAGGTGAACGGGAAAGATGTCCGCAGCCCCGAGGAGCTTCAGGAAGCCATTCACGAGGCGAAGGAAAACCTCACCTTGAAATTGGCGGCTGGGATCGCGAATGATGGGAATCGACCTGTCAAATCTACG TGTTACATGAGGGCCCTCTTCGACTACGACCCGTCCGAGGACACGCTGCTGCCGTGCAGGGAGATCGGTTTGCCCTTCCAGAAGGGCGACGTGTTGCAGATCGTTGACCAAGCGGATCCGAACTGGTGGCAGGCGCGTCGAGTAGAAGGGGATGGTCTCGGTCCGCCGGGCCTGATCCCATCCCTGGAGCTCGAGGAACGGCGGAAGGCGTTCGTTCCGCCGGAAGCGGACTTCGTGCACAAGATAAGCATCTGCGGCACCCGGATCTCCAAGAAGAAGAAGCGGAAGATGTACCAGTCGAAGTCGAACGGCGAGTTCGACGGCGCGGAGTTGCTCCTGTACGAGGAGGTCGCGCGGATGCCGCCATTCAGACGCAAAACCTTGGCGCTGGTCGGCCCTAGAGGCGTCGGCCGCAGAACCCTGAAGAACAGGCTGATAAACAGCGACCCGGAGAAGTTCGGCACCATTGTCCCAT ATACCTCGCGACCACCAAGAGTCCTCGAAGAGGACGGCAAGAGCTACTGGTTCACGGACCGCGAGGCAATGGAGATGGACATCAGGGAGCACCGGTACCTCGAGTACGGCGAGCACAGCGGCCATTTGTACGGCACCAAGCTGGACTCCGTGCGCGAGCTGATCCGAGCCGGGAGAATGTGCGTGCTGGACTGCAGCCCGGCCGCGCTGAAAATCCTCCACAACAGCACCGAGTTCATGCCGTATGTGATCTTCATAGCCGCGCCGGGAATGGAGCAATTAAAATGCTTGTACGACCTTGGCAGGTCGACCGGAGCGAGCAGTCGAAACTTAATG TTTGACCGCGCGAGTTCCATCAGGTTCAGCTCGAGGAGAGCCAGGACTCTGGAGTCTCTCGCATCGTTATACGAG GAAGACGATCTGAAATCCACGCTGGAGGAATCCGCCGCCTTGCAACGCGCCTACGAGAAGTACATCGACCTAGTGATCGTGAACGAGGACTTCGATAACACGTTCAGACAAGTGATCGCCGCGTTGGACTCTCTGGCCACTGAACACCAATGGGTACCCGTGAACTGGATCTACTAG
- the vari gene encoding MAGUK p55 subfamily member vari isoform X5, translating to MPIVPVQERLEDPPLHVEPVCSSVCDIVDEVCHALRASRDENARELTRLLRSSHLKALLETHDAVVERKEAPAKPEPALPTMPTNERTEAVRMVGLRRQPDEPLGLTVQVDEAGNLIIARILGGSTAARQGLLRTGEVILEVNGKDVRSPEELQEAIHEAKENLTLKLAAGIANDGNRPVKSTCYMRALFDYDPSEDTLLPCREIGLPFQKGDVLQIVDQADPNWWQARRVEGDGLGPPGLIPSLELEERRKAFVPPEADFVHKISICGTRISKKKKRKMYQSKSNGEFDGAELLLYEEVARMPPFRRKTLALVGPRGVGRRTLKNRLINSDPEKFGTIVPYTSRPPRVLEEDGKSYWFTDREAMEMDIREHRYLEYGEHSGHLYGTKLDSVRELIRAGRMCVLDCSPAALKILHNSTEFMPYVIFIAAPGMEQLKCLYDLGRSTGASSRNLMFDRASSIRFSSRRARTLESLASLYEEDDLKSTLEESAALQRAYEKYIDLVIVNEDFDNTFRQVIAALDSLATEHQWVPVNWIY from the exons GTCCAGGAGCGTTTGGAGGATCCTCCTCTCCACGTGGAACCGGTATGCTCGTCCGTCTGTGACATCGTCGACGAGGTCTGCCACGCGTTGCGCGCCTCCAGGGACGAGAACGCGCGGGAACTTACGAGACTGCTGCGCAGCTCACACCTGAAGGCTCTTCTGGAGACGCACGACGCGGTCGTCGAGAGGAAAGAGGCACCTGCGAAGCCGGAACCGGCGTTGCCGACGATGCCCACCAACGAGAGGACCGAGGCCGTGAGGATGGTCGGCCTGAGGCGGCAACCTGACGAACCTCTG GGTCTGACGGTGCAGGTCGACGAAGCTGGCAACTTGATAATCGCCAGGATCCTGGGCGGCAGCACAGCTGCTAGGCAAGGTCTGCTGAGGACCGGCGAGGTGATCCTCGAGGTGAACGGGAAAGATGTCCGCAGCCCCGAGGAGCTTCAGGAAGCCATTCACGAGGCGAAGGAAAACCTCACCTTGAAATTGGCGGCTGGGATCGCGAATGATGGGAATCGACCTGTCAAATCTACG TGTTACATGAGGGCCCTCTTCGACTACGACCCGTCCGAGGACACGCTGCTGCCGTGCAGGGAGATCGGTTTGCCCTTCCAGAAGGGCGACGTGTTGCAGATCGTTGACCAAGCGGATCCGAACTGGTGGCAGGCGCGTCGAGTAGAAGGGGATGGTCTCGGTCCGCCGGGCCTGATCCCATCCCTGGAGCTCGAGGAACGGCGGAAGGCGTTCGTTCCGCCGGAAGCGGACTTCGTGCACAAGATAAGCATCTGCGGCACCCGGATCTCCAAGAAGAAGAAGCGGAAGATGTACCAGTCGAAGTCGAACGGCGAGTTCGACGGCGCGGAGTTGCTCCTGTACGAGGAGGTCGCGCGGATGCCGCCATTCAGACGCAAAACCTTGGCGCTGGTCGGCCCTAGAGGCGTCGGCCGCAGAACCCTGAAGAACAGGCTGATAAACAGCGACCCGGAGAAGTTCGGCACCATTGTCCCAT ATACCTCGCGACCACCAAGAGTCCTCGAAGAGGACGGCAAGAGCTACTGGTTCACGGACCGCGAGGCAATGGAGATGGACATCAGGGAGCACCGGTACCTCGAGTACGGCGAGCACAGCGGCCATTTGTACGGCACCAAGCTGGACTCCGTGCGCGAGCTGATCCGAGCCGGGAGAATGTGCGTGCTGGACTGCAGCCCGGCCGCGCTGAAAATCCTCCACAACAGCACCGAGTTCATGCCGTATGTGATCTTCATAGCCGCGCCGGGAATGGAGCAATTAAAATGCTTGTACGACCTTGGCAGGTCGACCGGAGCGAGCAGTCGAAACTTAATG TTTGACCGCGCGAGTTCCATCAGGTTCAGCTCGAGGAGAGCCAGGACTCTGGAGTCTCTCGCATCGTTATACGAG GAAGACGATCTGAAATCCACGCTGGAGGAATCCGCCGCCTTGCAACGCGCCTACGAGAAGTACATCGACCTAGTGATCGTGAACGAGGACTTCGATAACACGTTCAGACAAGTGATCGCCGCGTTGGACTCTCTGGCCACTGAACACCAATGGGTACCCGTGAACTGGATCTACTAG
- the vari gene encoding MAGUK p55 subfamily member vari isoform X3 produces MRPASTSLIPISQSSLNAHCSAAFMHVRDNLEELGKVADDTDLLFLKGLLDSPVVNSLVKVQERLEDPPLHVEPVCSSVCDIVDEVCHALRASRDENARELTRLLRSSHLKALLETHDAVVERKEAPAKPEPALPTMPTNERTEAVRMVGLRRQPDEPLGLTVQVDEAGNLIIARILGGSTAARQGLLRTGEVILEVNGKDVRSPEELQEAIHEAKENLTLKLAAGIANDGNRPVKSTCYMRALFDYDPSEDTLLPCREIGLPFQKGDVLQIVDQADPNWWQARRVEGDGLGPPGLIPSLELEERRKAFVPPEADFVHKISICGTRISKKKKRKMYQSKSNGEFDGAELLLYEEVARMPPFRRKTLALVGPRGVGRRTLKNRLINSDPEKFGTIVPYTSRPPRVLEEDGKSYWFTDREAMEMDIREHRYLEYGEHSGHLYGTKLDSVRELIRAGRMCVLDCSPAALKILHNSTEFMPYVIFIAAPGMEQLKCLYDLGRSTGASSRNLMFDRASSIRFSSRRARTLESLASLYEEDDLKSTLEESAALQRAYEKYIDLVIVNEDFDNTFRQVIAALDSLATEHQWVPVNWIY; encoded by the exons CCGCCTTCATGCACGTCCGCGACAACCTCGAGGAGCTGGGCAAGGTGGCGGACGACACGGACCTGCTATTCCTGAAAGGCCTCCTGGACAGTCCGGTCGTGAACTCTTTGGTGAAG GTCCAGGAGCGTTTGGAGGATCCTCCTCTCCACGTGGAACCGGTATGCTCGTCCGTCTGTGACATCGTCGACGAGGTCTGCCACGCGTTGCGCGCCTCCAGGGACGAGAACGCGCGGGAACTTACGAGACTGCTGCGCAGCTCACACCTGAAGGCTCTTCTGGAGACGCACGACGCGGTCGTCGAGAGGAAAGAGGCACCTGCGAAGCCGGAACCGGCGTTGCCGACGATGCCCACCAACGAGAGGACCGAGGCCGTGAGGATGGTCGGCCTGAGGCGGCAACCTGACGAACCTCTG GGTCTGACGGTGCAGGTCGACGAAGCTGGCAACTTGATAATCGCCAGGATCCTGGGCGGCAGCACAGCTGCTAGGCAAGGTCTGCTGAGGACCGGCGAGGTGATCCTCGAGGTGAACGGGAAAGATGTCCGCAGCCCCGAGGAGCTTCAGGAAGCCATTCACGAGGCGAAGGAAAACCTCACCTTGAAATTGGCGGCTGGGATCGCGAATGATGGGAATCGACCTGTCAAATCTACG TGTTACATGAGGGCCCTCTTCGACTACGACCCGTCCGAGGACACGCTGCTGCCGTGCAGGGAGATCGGTTTGCCCTTCCAGAAGGGCGACGTGTTGCAGATCGTTGACCAAGCGGATCCGAACTGGTGGCAGGCGCGTCGAGTAGAAGGGGATGGTCTCGGTCCGCCGGGCCTGATCCCATCCCTGGAGCTCGAGGAACGGCGGAAGGCGTTCGTTCCGCCGGAAGCGGACTTCGTGCACAAGATAAGCATCTGCGGCACCCGGATCTCCAAGAAGAAGAAGCGGAAGATGTACCAGTCGAAGTCGAACGGCGAGTTCGACGGCGCGGAGTTGCTCCTGTACGAGGAGGTCGCGCGGATGCCGCCATTCAGACGCAAAACCTTGGCGCTGGTCGGCCCTAGAGGCGTCGGCCGCAGAACCCTGAAGAACAGGCTGATAAACAGCGACCCGGAGAAGTTCGGCACCATTGTCCCAT ATACCTCGCGACCACCAAGAGTCCTCGAAGAGGACGGCAAGAGCTACTGGTTCACGGACCGCGAGGCAATGGAGATGGACATCAGGGAGCACCGGTACCTCGAGTACGGCGAGCACAGCGGCCATTTGTACGGCACCAAGCTGGACTCCGTGCGCGAGCTGATCCGAGCCGGGAGAATGTGCGTGCTGGACTGCAGCCCGGCCGCGCTGAAAATCCTCCACAACAGCACCGAGTTCATGCCGTATGTGATCTTCATAGCCGCGCCGGGAATGGAGCAATTAAAATGCTTGTACGACCTTGGCAGGTCGACCGGAGCGAGCAGTCGAAACTTAATG TTTGACCGCGCGAGTTCCATCAGGTTCAGCTCGAGGAGAGCCAGGACTCTGGAGTCTCTCGCATCGTTATACGAG GAAGACGATCTGAAATCCACGCTGGAGGAATCCGCCGCCTTGCAACGCGCCTACGAGAAGTACATCGACCTAGTGATCGTGAACGAGGACTTCGATAACACGTTCAGACAAGTGATCGCCGCGTTGGACTCTCTGGCCACTGAACACCAATGGGTACCCGTGAACTGGATCTACTAG
- the vari gene encoding MAGUK p55 subfamily member vari isoform X6: MPTNERTEAVRMVGLRRQPDEPLGLTVQVDEAGNLIIARILGGSTAARQGLLRTGEVILEVNGKDVRSPEELQEAIHEAKENLTLKLAAGIANDGNRPVKSTCYMRALFDYDPSEDTLLPCREIGLPFQKGDVLQIVDQADPNWWQARRVEGDGLGPPGLIPSLELEERRKAFVPPEADFVHKISICGTRISKKKKRKMYQSKSNGEFDGAELLLYEEVARMPPFRRKTLALVGPRGVGRRTLKNRLINSDPEKFGTIVPYTSRPPRVLEEDGKSYWFTDREAMEMDIREHRYLEYGEHSGHLYGTKLDSVRELIRAGRMCVLDCSPAALKILHNSTEFMPYVIFIAAPGMEQLKCLYDLGRSTGASSRNLMFDRASSIRFSSRRARTLESLASLYEEDDLKSTLEESAALQRAYEKYIDLVIVNEDFDNTFRQVIAALDSLATEHQWVPVNWIY; encoded by the exons ATGCCCACCAACGAGAGGACCGAGGCCGTGAGGATGGTCGGCCTGAGGCGGCAACCTGACGAACCTCTG GGTCTGACGGTGCAGGTCGACGAAGCTGGCAACTTGATAATCGCCAGGATCCTGGGCGGCAGCACAGCTGCTAGGCAAGGTCTGCTGAGGACCGGCGAGGTGATCCTCGAGGTGAACGGGAAAGATGTCCGCAGCCCCGAGGAGCTTCAGGAAGCCATTCACGAGGCGAAGGAAAACCTCACCTTGAAATTGGCGGCTGGGATCGCGAATGATGGGAATCGACCTGTCAAATCTACG TGTTACATGAGGGCCCTCTTCGACTACGACCCGTCCGAGGACACGCTGCTGCCGTGCAGGGAGATCGGTTTGCCCTTCCAGAAGGGCGACGTGTTGCAGATCGTTGACCAAGCGGATCCGAACTGGTGGCAGGCGCGTCGAGTAGAAGGGGATGGTCTCGGTCCGCCGGGCCTGATCCCATCCCTGGAGCTCGAGGAACGGCGGAAGGCGTTCGTTCCGCCGGAAGCGGACTTCGTGCACAAGATAAGCATCTGCGGCACCCGGATCTCCAAGAAGAAGAAGCGGAAGATGTACCAGTCGAAGTCGAACGGCGAGTTCGACGGCGCGGAGTTGCTCCTGTACGAGGAGGTCGCGCGGATGCCGCCATTCAGACGCAAAACCTTGGCGCTGGTCGGCCCTAGAGGCGTCGGCCGCAGAACCCTGAAGAACAGGCTGATAAACAGCGACCCGGAGAAGTTCGGCACCATTGTCCCAT ATACCTCGCGACCACCAAGAGTCCTCGAAGAGGACGGCAAGAGCTACTGGTTCACGGACCGCGAGGCAATGGAGATGGACATCAGGGAGCACCGGTACCTCGAGTACGGCGAGCACAGCGGCCATTTGTACGGCACCAAGCTGGACTCCGTGCGCGAGCTGATCCGAGCCGGGAGAATGTGCGTGCTGGACTGCAGCCCGGCCGCGCTGAAAATCCTCCACAACAGCACCGAGTTCATGCCGTATGTGATCTTCATAGCCGCGCCGGGAATGGAGCAATTAAAATGCTTGTACGACCTTGGCAGGTCGACCGGAGCGAGCAGTCGAAACTTAATG TTTGACCGCGCGAGTTCCATCAGGTTCAGCTCGAGGAGAGCCAGGACTCTGGAGTCTCTCGCATCGTTATACGAG GAAGACGATCTGAAATCCACGCTGGAGGAATCCGCCGCCTTGCAACGCGCCTACGAGAAGTACATCGACCTAGTGATCGTGAACGAGGACTTCGATAACACGTTCAGACAAGTGATCGCCGCGTTGGACTCTCTGGCCACTGAACACCAATGGGTACCCGTGAACTGGATCTACTAG
- the vari gene encoding MAGUK p55 subfamily member vari isoform X4, with protein sequence MVFFGRKDKLEDRRLLASLDAVNGTKVYHIENAAFMHVRDNLEELGKVADDTDLLFLKGLLDSPVVNSLVKVQERLEDPPLHVEPVCSSVCDIVDEVCHALRASRDENARELTRLLRSSHLKALLETHDAVVERKEAPAKPEPALPTMPTNERTEAVRMVGLRRQPDEPLGLTVQVDEAGNLIIARILGGSTAARQGLLRTGEVILEVNGKDVRSPEELQEAIHEAKENLTLKLAAGIANDGNRPVKSTCYMRALFDYDPSEDTLLPCREIGLPFQKGDVLQIVDQADPNWWQARRVEGDGLGPPGLIPSLELEERRKAFVPPEADFVHKISICGTRISKKKKRKMYQSKSNGEFDGAELLLYEEVARMPPFRRKTLALVGPRGVGRRTLKNRLINSDPEKFGTIVPYTSRPPRVLEEDGKSYWFTDREAMEMDIREHRYLEYGEHSGHLYGTKLDSVRELIRAGRMCVLDCSPAALKILHNSTEFMPYVIFIAAPGMEQLKCLYDLGRSTGASSRNLMEDDLKSTLEESAALQRAYEKYIDLVIVNEDFDNTFRQVIAALDSLATEHQWVPVNWIY encoded by the exons CCGCCTTCATGCACGTCCGCGACAACCTCGAGGAGCTGGGCAAGGTGGCGGACGACACGGACCTGCTATTCCTGAAAGGCCTCCTGGACAGTCCGGTCGTGAACTCTTTGGTGAAG GTCCAGGAGCGTTTGGAGGATCCTCCTCTCCACGTGGAACCGGTATGCTCGTCCGTCTGTGACATCGTCGACGAGGTCTGCCACGCGTTGCGCGCCTCCAGGGACGAGAACGCGCGGGAACTTACGAGACTGCTGCGCAGCTCACACCTGAAGGCTCTTCTGGAGACGCACGACGCGGTCGTCGAGAGGAAAGAGGCACCTGCGAAGCCGGAACCGGCGTTGCCGACGATGCCCACCAACGAGAGGACCGAGGCCGTGAGGATGGTCGGCCTGAGGCGGCAACCTGACGAACCTCTG GGTCTGACGGTGCAGGTCGACGAAGCTGGCAACTTGATAATCGCCAGGATCCTGGGCGGCAGCACAGCTGCTAGGCAAGGTCTGCTGAGGACCGGCGAGGTGATCCTCGAGGTGAACGGGAAAGATGTCCGCAGCCCCGAGGAGCTTCAGGAAGCCATTCACGAGGCGAAGGAAAACCTCACCTTGAAATTGGCGGCTGGGATCGCGAATGATGGGAATCGACCTGTCAAATCTACG TGTTACATGAGGGCCCTCTTCGACTACGACCCGTCCGAGGACACGCTGCTGCCGTGCAGGGAGATCGGTTTGCCCTTCCAGAAGGGCGACGTGTTGCAGATCGTTGACCAAGCGGATCCGAACTGGTGGCAGGCGCGTCGAGTAGAAGGGGATGGTCTCGGTCCGCCGGGCCTGATCCCATCCCTGGAGCTCGAGGAACGGCGGAAGGCGTTCGTTCCGCCGGAAGCGGACTTCGTGCACAAGATAAGCATCTGCGGCACCCGGATCTCCAAGAAGAAGAAGCGGAAGATGTACCAGTCGAAGTCGAACGGCGAGTTCGACGGCGCGGAGTTGCTCCTGTACGAGGAGGTCGCGCGGATGCCGCCATTCAGACGCAAAACCTTGGCGCTGGTCGGCCCTAGAGGCGTCGGCCGCAGAACCCTGAAGAACAGGCTGATAAACAGCGACCCGGAGAAGTTCGGCACCATTGTCCCAT ATACCTCGCGACCACCAAGAGTCCTCGAAGAGGACGGCAAGAGCTACTGGTTCACGGACCGCGAGGCAATGGAGATGGACATCAGGGAGCACCGGTACCTCGAGTACGGCGAGCACAGCGGCCATTTGTACGGCACCAAGCTGGACTCCGTGCGCGAGCTGATCCGAGCCGGGAGAATGTGCGTGCTGGACTGCAGCCCGGCCGCGCTGAAAATCCTCCACAACAGCACCGAGTTCATGCCGTATGTGATCTTCATAGCCGCGCCGGGAATGGAGCAATTAAAATGCTTGTACGACCTTGGCAGGTCGACCGGAGCGAGCAGTCGAAACTTAATG GAAGACGATCTGAAATCCACGCTGGAGGAATCCGCCGCCTTGCAACGCGCCTACGAGAAGTACATCGACCTAGTGATCGTGAACGAGGACTTCGATAACACGTTCAGACAAGTGATCGCCGCGTTGGACTCTCTGGCCACTGAACACCAATGGGTACCCGTGAACTGGATCTACTAG
- the vari gene encoding MAGUK p55 subfamily member vari isoform X2, translated as MKNSRSMLDIEDICGCSIIPKKELPHLRSTSAAFMHVRDNLEELGKVADDTDLLFLKGLLDSPVVNSLVKVQERLEDPPLHVEPVCSSVCDIVDEVCHALRASRDENARELTRLLRSSHLKALLETHDAVVERKEAPAKPEPALPTMPTNERTEAVRMVGLRRQPDEPLGLTVQVDEAGNLIIARILGGSTAARQGLLRTGEVILEVNGKDVRSPEELQEAIHEAKENLTLKLAAGIANDGNRPVKSTCYMRALFDYDPSEDTLLPCREIGLPFQKGDVLQIVDQADPNWWQARRVEGDGLGPPGLIPSLELEERRKAFVPPEADFVHKISICGTRISKKKKRKMYQSKSNGEFDGAELLLYEEVARMPPFRRKTLALVGPRGVGRRTLKNRLINSDPEKFGTIVPYTSRPPRVLEEDGKSYWFTDREAMEMDIREHRYLEYGEHSGHLYGTKLDSVRELIRAGRMCVLDCSPAALKILHNSTEFMPYVIFIAAPGMEQLKCLYDLGRSTGASSRNLMFDRASSIRFSSRRARTLESLASLYEEDDLKSTLEESAALQRAYEKYIDLVIVNEDFDNTFRQVIAALDSLATEHQWVPVNWIY; from the exons CCGCCTTCATGCACGTCCGCGACAACCTCGAGGAGCTGGGCAAGGTGGCGGACGACACGGACCTGCTATTCCTGAAAGGCCTCCTGGACAGTCCGGTCGTGAACTCTTTGGTGAAG GTCCAGGAGCGTTTGGAGGATCCTCCTCTCCACGTGGAACCGGTATGCTCGTCCGTCTGTGACATCGTCGACGAGGTCTGCCACGCGTTGCGCGCCTCCAGGGACGAGAACGCGCGGGAACTTACGAGACTGCTGCGCAGCTCACACCTGAAGGCTCTTCTGGAGACGCACGACGCGGTCGTCGAGAGGAAAGAGGCACCTGCGAAGCCGGAACCGGCGTTGCCGACGATGCCCACCAACGAGAGGACCGAGGCCGTGAGGATGGTCGGCCTGAGGCGGCAACCTGACGAACCTCTG GGTCTGACGGTGCAGGTCGACGAAGCTGGCAACTTGATAATCGCCAGGATCCTGGGCGGCAGCACAGCTGCTAGGCAAGGTCTGCTGAGGACCGGCGAGGTGATCCTCGAGGTGAACGGGAAAGATGTCCGCAGCCCCGAGGAGCTTCAGGAAGCCATTCACGAGGCGAAGGAAAACCTCACCTTGAAATTGGCGGCTGGGATCGCGAATGATGGGAATCGACCTGTCAAATCTACG TGTTACATGAGGGCCCTCTTCGACTACGACCCGTCCGAGGACACGCTGCTGCCGTGCAGGGAGATCGGTTTGCCCTTCCAGAAGGGCGACGTGTTGCAGATCGTTGACCAAGCGGATCCGAACTGGTGGCAGGCGCGTCGAGTAGAAGGGGATGGTCTCGGTCCGCCGGGCCTGATCCCATCCCTGGAGCTCGAGGAACGGCGGAAGGCGTTCGTTCCGCCGGAAGCGGACTTCGTGCACAAGATAAGCATCTGCGGCACCCGGATCTCCAAGAAGAAGAAGCGGAAGATGTACCAGTCGAAGTCGAACGGCGAGTTCGACGGCGCGGAGTTGCTCCTGTACGAGGAGGTCGCGCGGATGCCGCCATTCAGACGCAAAACCTTGGCGCTGGTCGGCCCTAGAGGCGTCGGCCGCAGAACCCTGAAGAACAGGCTGATAAACAGCGACCCGGAGAAGTTCGGCACCATTGTCCCAT ATACCTCGCGACCACCAAGAGTCCTCGAAGAGGACGGCAAGAGCTACTGGTTCACGGACCGCGAGGCAATGGAGATGGACATCAGGGAGCACCGGTACCTCGAGTACGGCGAGCACAGCGGCCATTTGTACGGCACCAAGCTGGACTCCGTGCGCGAGCTGATCCGAGCCGGGAGAATGTGCGTGCTGGACTGCAGCCCGGCCGCGCTGAAAATCCTCCACAACAGCACCGAGTTCATGCCGTATGTGATCTTCATAGCCGCGCCGGGAATGGAGCAATTAAAATGCTTGTACGACCTTGGCAGGTCGACCGGAGCGAGCAGTCGAAACTTAATG TTTGACCGCGCGAGTTCCATCAGGTTCAGCTCGAGGAGAGCCAGGACTCTGGAGTCTCTCGCATCGTTATACGAG GAAGACGATCTGAAATCCACGCTGGAGGAATCCGCCGCCTTGCAACGCGCCTACGAGAAGTACATCGACCTAGTGATCGTGAACGAGGACTTCGATAACACGTTCAGACAAGTGATCGCCGCGTTGGACTCTCTGGCCACTGAACACCAATGGGTACCCGTGAACTGGATCTACTAG